Sequence from the Christiangramia fulva genome:
TCTGGGGTATTTTCATTGAGACAATCTTTTTCAAGGGCCTTTAGTGCTTTTTTGCCGTTGTTATATGTTTCAAGCTGTAAATCCTGGTTTAATGATGAAAGAGTTTTTTTTATCATGAAATGAAAGATTTCATCATCATCGATAACATATAATTTAAGTATAGCCATAACAAATAGGTTAAGCTTTAATCATAATTTGTAATAATCATTTTTGACTATTATCAGATTGGGGATTCAAAAAAAGGTAATTTTAAAAATAAATTTCCTTTATAAACCATTATTTTAATCAAAAAAAACTGGTTGGGTCAGCTTTTATTTAAATAAATATATATAAAAATATGTGTTTGAGGGTTTTTATTAAAAATAATTTAATAAAATGTATTTTTTATTTAAGAATTGTTTAATTAAATATAATTAAGGATTATGGTATGATACCCAAATTATAAAGAAGAAATATTTTCCTGATATTTTATAAAATAAAAACCTCCACGTTTGGGAGGCTTTTTGTCTTAATAAGGGGATTAACTCTTATACCTGAAAATGGAATTTCTGAACATAAGCCAAAATGGCTTTTTTTAGATCTTCTTTATTTTCCTGGAAAGGGATATGACCTCCATTAAATTCGACAGATAGCATATGGGGAAATTGCACTTTTTTATAATGATCGGGGCCTACCATAAAATCCTGAGCTCCATGGAAGAATAGAACCGGGATTTCGATATTTTTAGTATCAGGTAAATAATTCTTCCAGTAATCATCCAGAGAAAGAGCAGCATTTCCGAAATCATAGTTCCATTTCTCGAATTTCAGGTAAGTGGAATCCATAATTGCCTGGCTTTCTTTTTTAGTGTAGGCCATTTTCCAGAAAAGATCTTTTTCCCGAAGGCGATTTCCCAGGTCTCCCATTCTTTCCAATAGTGGAAGTGTATCATTTTCGCAGCCCACGTATTTTTCTCCCAGGAATTCAGAGGCTTTTGGCGCCCAGCTTTGGCAGAAGCTATCGTTTAGGTATAAAGTACAGTCGATCATCATCATTCCCTTCTGAGCTTGAGGATATAATTCTGCGTAGCCCATTTGAAGGATTCCGCCAAAAGAGTGGCCAAGGGTAAGCCACTGGTCATAACCAAGGGCCTTTCTAACTTCTTCAAAATCTTTGGCCATTCGCTCCATGCTGTAATCACCGTTTTCCGGACTGCCTGATCTGCCCACCCCGCGCTGATCTAAATAGATCACGGTAAAATGATCTTCCATAAAATCACCGAAGAATTTTTCGAACCAATAGCTGCCGGAGCCGGGGCCGCCATGAATATAAAGGCAGGGAATGCCTTTTCCTTCAACTTTCACATAAAGATCTACCCCGTCTGAGGTGGTGATTTGTTTTTCTTCAGCTTTCGCTATATATCCAAGACTAAGAAAAAATATAGCTAAAAACAGTTTTTTCATTTGTAAAACTTTGATAGTTGTTGAGTGTTTAATAGAAAGACGCTTAACCGAAATTTTTGTTACGGTTTCTCCTGTTTTTTTAAGCAATTTTGGGAAGTATTAAAGCTTTTCTTTGATTTCTATTTCTTTCCCGCTCATTTGAAAAGTCATATTCTTATTTTTTTCTTCGGAAATCAGATTTCCTTTCACCTCATAATATCCTTTTGGAAGAATGATCTTCAATTTCCAATCAGGCTGAGTTTGAACAATTTTTAAAGAAAGCTGTCCATTTTCTTTTGAATAAATTACCGAAACAGAATTACCGGCTACCTTGACATTTTCCAGGGAAGCATTTTCCCATTCTAAAGGCATCTGTGGCCGGATGCTGATCGTTTTTTCAGAAGCCATCGGCTGAATGCCAAAAAACTGCTGAATAATGGGAATAGCGAAACTGTAGATCGTCCAGGCCTGGGTGATCATTCCATAATCGGGTGAAACTTCATACATACTGCCGGGAAAGGCATAACTGAAGGAGCGGCTCATTTTTTTAAGATATTCCAGTGCTTTGTCGGGATGGCCATAATTATTCTCGGCGACCGCCTGTACGCCGGTAGGCAGCGTCATCACCGCACCGGTGTAGGAGAAACTTTTGCTGCCTTTAAAACTTCCATCTCCATTTTCTGAAGATTCATCCCGGTCTATACCGGTCACAAAAACACCAAACGGATTGGTATAAATTTCGGCAGTTTTGAGTGCTTTTATTGCCTTGGCGGAATCGGCAATTTTCATTTCCATCGGGGTATTCACTACCCAATTATGATGTAATACAAAAGGCCGAGGTTCACTGGAAGGATTTTCCTGAATATATTTTTTGATTTGTCGCAGTTCTTTAACCGACCATGGTTTGTTCAGCGTGTCGGCGCGAACAATAGCATCATCAATTAGCTTCAATGCCTGT
This genomic interval carries:
- a CDS encoding alpha/beta fold hydrolase codes for the protein MKKLFLAIFFLSLGYIAKAEEKQITTSDGVDLYVKVEGKGIPCLYIHGGPGSGSYWFEKFFGDFMEDHFTVIYLDQRGVGRSGSPENGDYSMERMAKDFEEVRKALGYDQWLTLGHSFGGILQMGYAELYPQAQKGMMMIDCTLYLNDSFCQSWAPKASEFLGEKYVGCENDTLPLLERMGDLGNRLREKDLFWKMAYTKKESQAIMDSTYLKFEKWNYDFGNAALSLDDYWKNYLPDTKNIEIPVLFFHGAQDFMVGPDHYKKVQFPHMLSVEFNGGHIPFQENKEDLKKAILAYVQKFHFQV